CCATATGGTCGCCGGGGCTTATACTATTGACTTATTACTTTTAGTGATTGCCGCTAATGAAGGGATAAAACCGCAAACAGTGGAACATCTTAATATTGCTAAACTTTTAGGAATCGAAGAAGGAATTATCGTTTTGACCAAAAAAGATTTAGTTGATGAAGAAACAATAAAAGATTTAGAAAAAGAGGTTAGAGAATTTCTTTGGGAAGAGGATTATTTAAAAACAGCCCCAATTATTCCTTTTTCTGCTATTACCCATGAGGGTTTAGAAGATTTAAAGAAAGCGATTGATGAAAAAATTGAAAAAATTGTACCCAGAAAAAGGGATAGAGGAGTTTTTTTTATGCCCATTGATCGAATATTCACTATTAAAGGTTTTGGAACAATTGTCGCTGGTACCATTCTTTCCGGAGAGGTGAAAGTTGGTGATAATTTAGAAATCCTTCCTCAGAAAATAACTGTAAAAATTCGCAGTATTGAAAGGCATAAAAAACAAGTAACTAGTGCGAAACTAGGTGAACGGGCCGCTTTAAATCTTTTGGGAATTGAAAAAGAAAAAATAGAAAGAGGAAATGTATTAGCCACTCCTAATATATTTGAACCAACTTTAAAATTAATTGGTTATCTTAAGATTTTAAAGAATTCACCAATATCTTTAAAGAGGAGAAGTGTGGTAAAATTTCATATTGGTACTAAAGAAACTTTAGCAAAAATTTTTCTTTTAGAAAGGGAGGAATTAAACCCAGCCGAAGAAGGATTAGCGATTTTCTATTTAACAGAACCGGTGGTTTGCAATTTTTATGATTCTTTTATTATTAGAAATTTTAGCTTAAATATTACTCTGGGTGGTGGAAAAGTTTTACTTCCGGAGATACCTCAAGAAAAGATTGATAAGACTACTATTGAAGTTTTGAAAAAACTTTCTTCAGAAAACGACAAAGATAAGATTTTAGGTTTTTTAGAATTTAAAAAATTGGAGGGTGCTAAATTAGAAAATTTAAAAATATTTACTGGTTTAGAAAAAGAGAAAATATTATCTATTTTAGAAGATTTAATTAAAGAAAATAAGATAATTAAAATTCAAGAAAATTATTATGTAAGCGTAGAATATGATAATTTAAAAAATAAAATATTAAAAATTTTACAAGACTATCATCAAAAATTTTCTTACCGAAGAGGAATGAAAGAAGAAGAATTGAAGAATCGCTTCAATTATTTAAATAAAGATTTGATAGGAAAAATTATAAAAGATTTGATTTTGGAAGGAAAAATAAAGAAGGAGGGAGATTTTTTAAGTCTTTTTGATTATCAAATAAAAATGAGTGAAAAAGAAAAAAATTATCTAAAGAGGATTGAAGAAGAATATCTCAAAAGAATTTTTTCACCACCTGATTTTACGGAAATAAAAGAGATACTGAAATTAGAAGAAAAAGAATTAAAGAAACTCTTCATCATCCTTTTAGAGAACGAGATTCTTTTAAAAATAGAGGATTTTTATTTCCATTACAAAAGTATTGAAAAGGCTTGGGAATTATTAAAAAATAACTTTTTAAAGAAACCAATCACAGTGAGTGAATTTCGGCAACTTTTGAATACCACTAGAAAATATGCTCTCCCTTTACTTCACTATTTTGATAATAAGGGAATTACTGAAAGAAAAGGTGAGGTGCGTTATTTAAGATTATGAAAAAAAGATATCATATTTTTGTAAGTGGCAGAGTACAAGGGGTTTTTTATCGGGATTTTACTAGAAGGCAAGCAAAGCGATTTAATATTACTGGTTGGGTAAAAAATCTTTGGGATGGAAGAGTGGAGGTAGTAGCCGAAGGAGAGGAAGAAAATCTTAAGAAATTTATTGAGGAGTTAGAAAAAGGACCGCCAGCAGCGCGAGTAGAAAATTTAGAAATCAAAGAAGAAGAAGCTACTTTAGAGTTTGATGATTTTGAAATAATTTACTAACTATAATATTTGACTTTTTAAAAAACCTGTCTATAATTGGGCTTATGAAAGAAAAAAAGAGTTTAGAATATATTTTTAGTGGATTAATATTAATTGTCATTGGTTTAACCCTTTCTTTAAGATACATTGGAATAATTTCTTGGAATGATTGGTGGGCTTATTTGCTTTTAGGATTAGGGATAGTATTTTTTATTGATGCTTTATTAAGGTCAATAATCCTTAAAAAGGGGATTGTTGGCAGAATCATTACTGGAACAATTTTGGTTATTATCGGCGTTGGTAAACTTGTTTCTTTGAGAATCTGGTTTTCTTACGTTGTTTTAATTATTGGGTTGATTTTGGTTATCTTAGGGACAGCCAATTTAGTTAAAAAAGAATAAAAATTTAAAATATAAATGAAAGGAGAAAAAGAAACCAAAATTGTTATTGGTATTGCTAAAACCAATGAAGTTTTAGATTATTGTAAAAGAGAAAAATGTATAGTTGATATATATGATTTAGCCTACCAAAAATACTCTGAGGTAAAAGAAGGGGATAGCGCAATTATTTATGATATGAGAAATGATAAATTACTTTATGGGTTTCAAGTAAAATCTCTGCCCCGAAAGACTGATAGGCCTTTTGAATATAAGAATAAATATGGGAATATTATTAAATTTGATTTAGAAATATCTTTAGAGCTAATAGAAAAAGAGATTAAAGAAATTTCTAATGCTCAAAAAATTCTAAAAGAAGCAGGTGTAACTTTTGATGAAAAAGGGAATCCAGAGTCTCGGATTTATAAAGGTGAAATAGCAGAAAAAATATCAGAGAAAATAAAGACTTCAAAAACCGTTTGTATTTTAAGTGTTGGCAATGAGGAAGAGAAAGATTGGATAGAAGAGGCATTAAACGTTTATGAAATAAGAAATAAAAAAATAAGAAAGATATTTATTATTTGGTCAGGTGAAAAAAATATGGAAATTCGTCATTTAATTAAAGAAAAAGTGGGAGAAAAAAATTTAAAAGAGTGGAACGTAAACGATCCTTTCTCCTTAGAGGAGTGTATTAAGATATCTCGAAAAGTTAAAGAAGAAGCAATAAAAGAATTACCCAACCAAGTGATTGTGAATTTTGGTAGTGGCTCCAAAATTCTTTCTCTTTCTTTGTTTTATGTTACCTTCGAAGAATTTTGGGAAAGAGAGGATGGTAGCAACATACCACTAGAGGTTTATTATACTTATAAGGATGGTGAAAAATATCGCAATAGAGAATGTTCTCAGTTTATGTGGGATGACACAATAGAATTTATTTTAGGAAGTTTAAGTAACTATCATTACGGACGCGCAAGGATGCTTGCTGAGGAACTTCCCGAAAAAGGAGATTGGGGATTTATTAAATACATTACTTATAGATTATGTGATTGGCACGAGTTTTTATATAAAAAAACTTGGCAAAAGAATATTGAAAGGTTTCATTGCGAAACAATTGAAGAGAAATATCCAAAACTGTGTAAAACTTGGAGAAATTTAAAAGAGATAGGCAATGAAATTACAAAAACTTTAGATATTCTTAATAAATTAGAGAAAGGTGAAGAAAAAGAATTTCCAAGTTTAGAACAAATGAAATTACTTATTGCCGATTTTTTAGAGAATATTTCTCGAAGAATGAAAAACGGCGAATATAATGAGGTAGTTCTTCTTTCTTATAGAGTGGGAGAAATGGCAATTCAAACAAAGTTGCTTTCTCACAGAATTAATCCTTGGAAAGAGAAAGAAGATAAGAGGAAATATCATTTTTGGGACGGTTTTGATAAAATTAATAAATTAGAAAATAATAAATACAAAGATATAGAAAACGAGATAAATAATTTAGCCAATTTAAGAAATGAATTGATTATTACCCATGGTTTTTTAACACGAGAAGAAAAACATGCACAAGATGCCATAAATTATGCGGAAAAGATTTGTAAGATTTTATTAGGAATAGATGATAGAGAAATGAAAGAATTAAGAAGCAAGGTAAGGCATGAAATAGATGAAAAATAGATGAATAATGATAAAAAAGATAACATTTCCTTTTTACATTATTTTAACTGATGAAGATATATATTTTCCTGAAGATAAGATATGGCTTTCTGAAGAACAAGGTTATTGGGAAAGAAATAGAATTTATATTTATGCCCGAAATTCTTCTTCAGTTATAAAATGGTCTATTTTTATTCACGAATTGATAGAAATGATATTAGAAAAAAAATTCAAAATTCCTCATAAATTTTCTCATCAAATTGCTAACATTTTTGAATCCATATTTACCCTGGGTAAAAACCGAGAATATTTTTAAAGGATAACTATCTTATTAATTTATAACGAATTTGATGGGTTTTTAATCATAAGTATAAGGTTTTTATAAAAACTGAAATATTTACCCAACGAAATGAGTTTGTTTATCATAGAATATTTAAAATGAGGAATTTACTTATTTTTAGATACTATACTATCTCCTCTACAGGTTCATTTTTATTTGAAAAAATATTCTTTTAGCATTTGGTTATTATACCTATGACATTATTCTATTTAGTATTTAGTATTTTGTATTTTGATTAGATTTATTAAATATTAAAAAATGGTCATAATTATTCTCTTTTTTATTAATCTTTTGCTTAATTTTACTTTCTCCTATCATATAAGACAAAAAACCCTAAAGTTTTTTTAATTTGACTTTTAGATATTTTTTATTAAAATTTTAAAGATGATAAATTTGATATTAAATTTTAGAAATTTTCGCTTGACATTAGGTCAAAATTTTGCTATATTATATATAAGATAAAATTGCTCTTTGAAAATTTGGAAGTGTGCCTTGAATGAAAAAAACCTCCATAATTTTTCGAATGGAGGGTTTGACTGTGGCCCAGGACTAACGCTGGCGGCGTGTCTTAGACATGCAAGTCGTGCGGTCTGGATAGTAGTACCCCTACTATCCAGATAGCGGCGAACGGGTGAGTAATACAAGAGTAACCTGCCCCTGGGAGGGGGATAACAGGCCGAAAGGTCTGCTAATACCCCATATAATCCCTGAGGCGCATGCCTTGGGGATGAAAGGTGGCCTCTGGTTTCCATGCTACCGCCCAGGGAGGGGCTCTTGGCCTATCAGGTAGTTGGTGGGGTAATGGCCCACCAAGCCTATGACGGGTAGCCGGCGTGAGAGCGTGACCGGCCACACGGGGACTGAGACACGGCCCCGACTCCTACGGGAGGCAGCAGTCTAGAAAATTGGGCAATGGGCGAAAGCCTGACCCAGCGACGCCGCGTGGGGGATGAAGGCCTTCGGGTCGTAAACCCCTGTCGTGAGGGACGATGTCCTCTTTGGTGAATAACCAAAGAGGATGACGGTACCTCAGGAGGAAGCCCCGGCTAACTACGTGCCAGCAGCCGCGGTAAAACGTAGGGGGCAAGCGTTGTCCGGAATCACTGGGTGTAAAGGGTGTGTAGGCGGGTCCAAAAGTTGGCCGTGAAAGTCTTCGGCTCAACCGAAGAATTGCGGCCAATACTTTGGACCTAGGGGACGGGAGAGGCCAGCGGAACTCCCGGTGTAGCGGTAAAATGCGTGGATATCGGGAGGAACGCCGATGGCGAAGGCAGCTGGCTGGAACGTTCCCGACGCTGAAACACGAAAGCTGGGGGAGCAAACAGGATTAGATACCCTGGTAGTCCCAGCCCTAAACGATGTGGACTAGGCGTTGGGGGCAACCCCAGTGCCGAAGCTAACGCGTTAAGTCCACCACCTGGGGACTACGGCCGCAAGGTTAAAACTCAAACAGATTGGCGGGGGCCCGCACAAGCGGTGGAGGATGTGGTTTAATTCGATGCTACGCGAAAAACCTTACCTGGGCTTGACATGCGGGTAGTAGGAGCCCGAAAGGGCGACGAGCGGGATTTTTCCCGCAGCCCGCACAGGTGCTGCATGGCTGTCGTCAGCTCGTGCCGTGAGGTGTATGGTTAAGTCCCGCAACGAGCGCAACCCCTGCCCCTAGTTGCCACCCTATCCGATAAGGATAGGAGCACTCTAGGGGGACTGCCCGGGTTAACCGGGAGGAAGGTGGGGATGACGTCAAGTCAGCATGGCCTTTATGCCCAGGGCTACACACGTCCTACAGTGCCCGCTACAGCGGGAAGCGAACCCGCGAGGGGGAGCAAATCCCTGAAAAGCGGGCATGGTTCGGATCGCAGGCTGCAACCCGCCTGCGTGAAGATGGAATCGCTAGTAATCGCGGATCAGCATGCCGCGGTGAATACGTTCCCGGGCCTTGCACACACCGCCCGTCACGCCATGGGAGTCCGCAATGCCCGAAGTCCCTAAGCTAATATTAGGGACAAAGGCAGGGCGGATGACTGGGGCGAAGTCGTAACAAGGTAGCCGTACGGGAACGTGCGGCTGGATCACCTCCTTTTACGAGTTAATCTTCATTCAAGGCACACTTCCAAATTTTTTTTAATAAATAACTTCTTTTTTTATCTCAAAATTAAATCCCACCTTAATAATTTCTCAAAAAATTATTTTTATAAATTGACTTCTTCGGAAATATCTTTTAAAATTATCAATTATGGAAAAAATTTTTGAAAGAGAAGTTTCTTATAAGATGAGAGGGTTAAGGCTGGATAAGTATTTAATTTTATCGGGAATAGGTCTTTCGCGTAATCAGGTAAGTAAATTAATAAAAGAGGGTAAGGTTTTAGTTAATGAGATGAGAGTTAAGCCGAGTTATCAGGTTCAACCCAATGATAAAATCAAAGTATTTTATGAGGTTAAAGAAGAGTTGAAAATTGAACCAGAAGATATTCCTTTAACCATTGTATATGAAGATGATGAGATTATTGTGATTGATAAACCGCCAGGAATTATTGTCCATCCAGCAAGAGGTCATAATTCTGGAACATTGGTGAATGCTCTATTATATCATTGCCGGAAATTACCGGAGAGTAAAAGTTCAAAAATTCGGCCGGGAGTAATCCATCGGTTAGATAAAGATACTACCGGGCTTTTGGTTTTTGCCAAAACGGATGAGGCTCTTTCTTTTTTGGGTAAGGAATTAGAGAAGAGAAATTTTAACAGAGAATATTATGCTTTGGTATGGGGAAAAATGCCTTTTAAAAAGGGAGTAATTGAAGCACCAATTGGTCGAGACACAATTGATCGAAAGAAGATGGCTGTTACTCCCATTAATTCTAAAAAGGCAATCACTAATTTTTCGGTAGTTAAGGAATATCGCTTAGTTTCCTTATTAAAACTGAAACTTTTAACCGGTCGAACGCACCAGATCCGTGTTCATTTAGACCATTATGGTCATCCGGTAGTTGGTGACCCTGATTATGGAACAAATTACTATCAAAGATATATTGAAGATGAGAAAGATTATCAATTGGCAAAGGAGATTATAAGAAGAGCAAAAAGGCAGATGTTGCACGCTTATTTATTAGGCTTTACCCATCCAAAAACAAGAAGATATATTGAATTTATTTCTGATTTACCACAGGATTTTAAAGAATTACTTTTGTTTTTAGAAGATTATGAAAGTTAAAGATTTAATAATTGTTGAATCACCGACAAAGGCAGAAACAATCAAAAGAATTTTGAAAGATAAATACCAAGTTATCGCTTCGAAAGGTCATATTAAAGACCTGCCTAAAAGCAAATTGGGAATTGATTTAACCAATTCTTTTGAGCCAAATTTTATTTTGATAAAAGGGAAAGGTAAAATAGCAGAAGAACTTAAAAAATCAGCCAAAAAAGCCGAGAGGATTTATTTAGGTTGCGATCCCGATCGGGAAGGAGAAGCAATCGCCTATCATATTTTTTCGATAATTAACCAAGACCACAAAGAGATTAAAAGAATTCTTATTTATGAGATTACCAAAAAGGGAATTGAGGAAGCCCTGGCGAATCCGCAAGAAATTGATATGAATAAAGTATCCTCTCATAAGGCACGAAGAGTTTTGGATCGGTTGGTTGGTTATTTGGTAAGCCCTTTACTTTGGAAAATTTTTGGTCAAAAAAATCTTTCGGCTGGTCGGGTTCAGACAGTCGCTTTAAGGATTCTTTGTGAAAGAGAAAAGGAGATAGAAGAGTTTGTTCCGCAAGAGTATTGGCTAATCTATGGTAACTTTGAAAATAAAGATAAAAAATTAATAAAAGGTTTATTAAAAAAGATAGATGACAAGGAAATTGAAATAAAAAATGAAAAAGAAGCCGAAGAGATAATTAAGGAAATAGAAAAGATTGGTCAATTTATTGTTAAGAAAAGAATAGAAAAAATAAGAGATTATGAACCGCCACCGCCATTTATTACCGCCACTTTACAACAAGAGGCGGCAAGGATATTAGGTTTTTCTTCTAAAAAGACAATGGTGATTGCCCAAAGATTATTTGAAGGTGTCCAATTGGAAGATGAGATGGTTGGTCTTATTACCTATCCCCGAACCGATTCCTTTCGAATTAACGATGATTTTTTAAATAAAATTAGAAATTATATAAAAGAAAATTATGGTAAGGAATATTTAAATAAAGAAGTAAGAA
This genomic window from candidate division WOR-3 bacterium contains:
- the selB gene encoding selenocysteine-specific translation elongation factor, with the protein product MVIGTAGHIDHGKSALVKALTGYDPDRLKEEKERGMTTDLGFAFYGDKATVIDVPGHEKFIRHMVAGAYTIDLLLLVIAANEGIKPQTVEHLNIAKLLGIEEGIIVLTKKDLVDEETIKDLEKEVREFLWEEDYLKTAPIIPFSAITHEGLEDLKKAIDEKIEKIVPRKRDRGVFFMPIDRIFTIKGFGTIVAGTILSGEVKVGDNLEILPQKITVKIRSIERHKKQVTSAKLGERAALNLLGIEKEKIERGNVLATPNIFEPTLKLIGYLKILKNSPISLKRRSVVKFHIGTKETLAKIFLLEREELNPAEEGLAIFYLTEPVVCNFYDSFIIRNFSLNITLGGGKVLLPEIPQEKIDKTTIEVLKKLSSENDKDKILGFLEFKKLEGAKLENLKIFTGLEKEKILSILEDLIKENKIIKIQENYYVSVEYDNLKNKILKILQDYHQKFSYRRGMKEEELKNRFNYLNKDLIGKIIKDLILEGKIKKEGDFLSLFDYQIKMSEKEKNYLKRIEEEYLKRIFSPPDFTEIKEILKLEEKELKKLFIILLENEILLKIEDFYFHYKSIEKAWELLKNNFLKKPITVSEFRQLLNTTRKYALPLLHYFDNKGITERKGEVRYLRL
- a CDS encoding acylphosphatase, yielding MKKRYHIFVSGRVQGVFYRDFTRRQAKRFNITGWVKNLWDGRVEVVAEGEEENLKKFIEELEKGPPAARVENLEIKEEEATLEFDDFEIIY
- a CDS encoding RluA family pseudouridine synthase → MEKIFEREVSYKMRGLRLDKYLILSGIGLSRNQVSKLIKEGKVLVNEMRVKPSYQVQPNDKIKVFYEVKEELKIEPEDIPLTIVYEDDEIIVIDKPPGIIVHPARGHNSGTLVNALLYHCRKLPESKSSKIRPGVIHRLDKDTTGLLVFAKTDEALSFLGKELEKRNFNREYYALVWGKMPFKKGVIEAPIGRDTIDRKKMAVTPINSKKAITNFSVVKEYRLVSLLKLKLLTGRTHQIRVHLDHYGHPVVGDPDYGTNYYQRYIEDEKDYQLAKEIIRRAKRQMLHAYLLGFTHPKTRRYIEFISDLPQDFKELLLFLEDYES
- the topA gene encoding type I DNA topoisomerase — protein: MKVKDLIIVESPTKAETIKRILKDKYQVIASKGHIKDLPKSKLGIDLTNSFEPNFILIKGKGKIAEELKKSAKKAERIYLGCDPDREGEAIAYHIFSIINQDHKEIKRILIYEITKKGIEEALANPQEIDMNKVSSHKARRVLDRLVGYLVSPLLWKIFGQKNLSAGRVQTVALRILCEREKEIEEFVPQEYWLIYGNFENKDKKLIKGLLKKIDDKEIEIKNEKEAEEIIKEIEKIGQFIVKKRIEKIRDYEPPPPFITATLQQEAARILGFSSKKTMVIAQRLFEGVQLEDEMVGLITYPRTDSFRINDDFLNKIRNYIKENYGKEYLNKEVRKFKEKKFTQGAHEAIRPTDLNKNPEAIKKYLTEDEYELYKLIYLRTLATQMVPAVYRDIKIEIQGERDKIYSFVSEGFLRIFDGYEKIYYEERKEKPIIEIKEGEVLDLKELIKEQHFTQPPPRYTEATLIKKLEKHGIGRPSTYAVIVSTLFERKYVKKENKTLYPTELGKLVNEILIPRFPDIFNINFTKLMEEDLDRIEEGKEDWVRVVKKFYEPFTSDLTNFERDIENLKKEILKEIDETCPQCGKKLQIRYGRFGKFIACLDYPKCSYVKKELNYLDENCPLCGKKLVYRKSRFGVFIACSGFPECNYIKKENGINNNS